One region of Flavobacterium pisciphilum genomic DNA includes:
- a CDS encoding response regulator transcription factor codes for MMSNKIKVILAEDEPALAVIVKESLETRNFEVLLCRDGNEVLKAFNNQAPDILVLDVMMPILDGFSVAKEIRKLDKKIPIIFLTAKSQTQDVVDGFNVGGNDYLKKPFSMEELIIRIHSLLNRINNNKTEEDIKIGTYSFNLIKQTLHHSDTKILLTHREASLLYFLIENKNEILDRSTVLKKIWGDDDFFNGRSMDVFISKLRKKLSLDLNIQIINVRGYGYKLID; via the coding sequence ATGATGTCTAATAAAATTAAAGTGATACTTGCCGAAGATGAGCCTGCTTTAGCCGTTATCGTCAAAGAAAGTTTAGAAACTAGAAACTTCGAGGTTTTACTGTGTCGTGATGGAAATGAGGTTCTTAAAGCTTTTAATAATCAAGCTCCTGATATTTTAGTTTTGGATGTAATGATGCCTATATTGGATGGTTTTAGCGTGGCAAAAGAAATACGAAAATTAGATAAAAAGATACCTATTATTTTTCTAACTGCGAAATCTCAAACACAGGATGTAGTAGATGGTTTTAATGTTGGAGGTAATGATTATTTAAAAAAGCCTTTTAGTATGGAAGAACTAATTATTCGTATCCATTCGTTACTAAATCGTATCAATAACAATAAAACAGAAGAAGATATAAAAATTGGAACTTATAGTTTTAATTTGATTAAACAAACATTACATCATTCAGATACTAAGATATTACTAACACACAGGGAAGCTTCATTATTATACTTTTTGATTGAGAATAAAAACGAAATCTTAGATCGCTCTACCGTTTTAAAGAAAATATGGGGTGATGATGATTTTTTCAATGGGCGGAGTATGGATGTTTTTATCTCAAAATTGAGAAAAAAATTAAGCCTTGATTTAAATATACAAATTATAAATGTGAGAGGCTACGGATATAAATTAATTGATTAG
- a CDS encoding efflux transporter outer membrane subunit yields MKKSLNSALKRENRLLYFRSTNSNYMLVLAFVLLLTACSAPRVAEPQKAKTLPESFDTKRKKTTDNQDAFIPLKTASYFKDPELEKLLDKAILQNPDYLILQERILIANSNLKVAKLALLPSFDIQADMSGTRYGKYTMDGVGNFDTNLSQNITEKQRIATDLTPNLFLAGKVSWEADIWGKLSNRKKAARQRYFASKEGMRLLQTRLLSDIATLYYKLVALDKQAVIYKKNLATQQRALDIISAQRSVGKATELAVQQFNAQNNNILAEAEQLNLSIDQTEKAILNLLGEYGGTVSRSSDFLSGHLEVLNQKISVDSIIHNRPDVSEAYFELLATNADAKAARAAFFPTINLGAYGGLNSFSFPTFFDSQSFAWQLLGGISAPIFNKGQIKQDFFVANKKQQISFLTYQNTITVAYNELSALLHRTEAFQDVLTYKSKEIEHLEIAVNVSNDLYLSGYANYLEIISAQKNKLQAELDFVDIQLKNADSQVLLYKALGGGIN; encoded by the coding sequence ATGAAAAAATCACTTAATAGCGCTCTAAAAAGAGAAAATCGATTATTATATTTCAGGAGTACTAACTCAAATTATATGCTAGTATTAGCATTTGTTTTACTCTTAACAGCGTGTTCTGCCCCTAGGGTGGCAGAACCGCAAAAAGCAAAAACATTACCTGAGAGTTTTGATACTAAACGCAAAAAAACTACTGATAATCAAGATGCTTTTATTCCTTTAAAAACAGCTAGCTACTTTAAAGACCCAGAATTAGAAAAATTATTAGATAAGGCTATTCTTCAAAATCCTGATTATTTAATTCTTCAGGAGAGAATATTAATAGCCAATTCTAATCTAAAAGTAGCAAAACTAGCTCTACTACCCTCATTTGATATTCAGGCAGATATGTCAGGCACACGTTATGGTAAATACACCATGGATGGTGTAGGAAACTTTGATACAAACTTATCTCAGAATATAACAGAGAAACAAAGGATAGCCACAGATCTAACTCCTAACTTATTCCTAGCAGGAAAAGTTTCGTGGGAAGCAGATATATGGGGAAAACTAAGCAATCGAAAAAAAGCGGCTCGCCAAAGGTATTTTGCTTCAAAAGAAGGAATGAGATTGCTACAAACAAGGTTACTTAGTGATATTGCAACACTGTATTACAAACTTGTAGCACTAGACAAGCAAGCGGTTATTTATAAAAAAAATCTAGCAACGCAGCAACGTGCTCTTGATATAATTTCTGCTCAAAGATCTGTCGGGAAAGCAACAGAACTTGCAGTACAGCAGTTTAATGCCCAAAACAACAATATCCTTGCCGAGGCAGAACAATTAAATCTAAGCATTGACCAAACAGAAAAAGCAATACTAAACCTATTGGGTGAATATGGCGGAACTGTTAGCAGAAGTAGTGATTTTTTATCAGGACATCTTGAAGTATTAAATCAAAAAATAAGTGTCGATTCAATAATCCACAACAGACCTGATGTATCAGAAGCCTATTTTGAATTGTTAGCTACCAATGCAGATGCAAAGGCTGCTCGTGCTGCTTTTTTCCCAACTATAAACTTAGGTGCTTATGGAGGTCTTAACTCATTTTCATTCCCAACGTTTTTTGACAGCCAATCTTTTGCTTGGCAATTACTTGGAGGAATTTCAGCGCCGATATTTAACAAAGGACAAATCAAGCAAGACTTTTTTGTTGCCAACAAAAAACAACAGATTAGCTTCCTAACTTATCAAAATACAATAACTGTAGCGTATAATGAGCTAAGTGCATTATTACATAGAACCGAAGCATTTCAGGATGTCTTAACCTATAAATCAAAAGAAATTGAACATCTTGAAATAGCTGTGAATGTTTCAAATGATTTGTATTTAAGTGGCTATGCTAATTACCTCGAAATAATTAGTGCACAAAAAAACAAACTTCAAGCAGAATTAGACTTTGTAGACATACAATTAAAAAATGCTGACTCGCAAGTTTTATTATACAAAGCTTTAGGCGGAGGAATAAATTAA
- a CDS encoding efflux RND transporter permease subunit, with protein sequence MIEMFIKRKILSLIISVMIVLLGILALFQLPITQFPDIVPPSVTVTAKYTGANAEVSANAVALPLERAINGVPGMTYMSTVTSNDGLTLIQVFFEVGTDPDLAAVNVQNRVTTILDELPEEVIRAGVTTEKEVNSMLMYLNVTSTDKIQDEQFIFNFTDINILQELKRIDGVGRAEIMGQKEYSMRVWLDPQKMLSYNISANEVIGSLQKQNISAAPGKVGEGSGQLDSHVQYVIKYGGKFFEPKQYEEIPIRANSDGTILKLKDISKIELGSMSYGMVSKTDGKPSASIMLKQRPGSNASEVIASVKEKMAELKGTSFPPGMNYNIAYDVSRFLDASIDEVLVTLIEAFLLVAFVVFIFLQDWRSTLIPVLAVPVALIGSFTFMSMMGFSINLLTLFALVLSIGIVVDNAIVVVEAVHVKITEEHMDPLPATISAMKEITGAVIAITIVMAAVFIPVAFLSGPVGVFYRQFSLTMAISIVISGINALTLTPALCAIMLKPHDPNKEKTSLLDRFFVRFNKWFDSITSKYIKVLSKFADRSSITIGMLVVFCLLTWGTSVFLPSGFIPSEDQGMVYVNVTTPQGATVERTEKVLDEVTRIAKEIEGVDNVTTLAGYSIVTEIAGASYGMGMINMKNWSDRDISVTDFIAKLTEKTKGISDAQIEIFAPPTVPGFGNTSGFELRLLDKSGGSINNTDEVTKNFIKDLNALPEVQNSFTSFDATFPQYLIHIDYDLAAKKGVSVDNAMSTLQTMLGSFYATNFIRFSQMYKVMVQASPQFRKNPESILDMYLKNDAGEMVPFSTFVKLERVFGPEVLTRYNMYMSAMINGEPAEGFSSGEAIAAVEKLAAEKLPNKFELEWSGMTREEILSGNQTIYIFALCLLFVYLLLAAQYESLLLPFPVLLSLPVGVFGSYLALLAVGLDNNIYAQVALVMLIGLLAKNAILIVEFAMAQNKLGHGITEAAIEGARLRFRPILMTSFAFISGLIPLCIATGAGAIGNRSIGTAAAGGMLIGTIFGLIIIPGLYILFAKMEKAMKK encoded by the coding sequence ATGATAGAGATGTTTATCAAAAGAAAAATATTATCATTAATCATTTCGGTTATGATAGTTCTCCTCGGAATATTAGCTTTATTCCAACTGCCCATAACACAATTCCCAGATATTGTACCTCCATCGGTAACAGTAACTGCAAAATATACTGGTGCTAATGCCGAAGTATCTGCCAATGCGGTCGCGCTGCCCTTAGAACGAGCCATCAATGGTGTGCCCGGAATGACGTATATGTCAACCGTTACATCAAATGACGGTCTAACCCTTATCCAAGTTTTCTTTGAGGTAGGAACCGATCCCGATTTGGCTGCGGTCAACGTACAAAACAGGGTTACTACCATACTAGATGAACTTCCTGAAGAGGTTATTCGAGCTGGGGTAACTACAGAAAAAGAGGTTAACAGTATGTTGATGTACCTCAACGTTACTAGTACTGATAAAATTCAGGACGAACAGTTTATCTTCAACTTTACCGATATTAATATTCTTCAAGAACTTAAACGTATTGACGGTGTAGGACGTGCAGAAATAATGGGTCAGAAAGAATATTCTATGAGGGTATGGCTTGATCCTCAAAAAATGCTTTCTTATAATATTTCGGCAAATGAAGTTATAGGTTCATTACAAAAGCAAAATATTTCTGCTGCACCGGGTAAGGTTGGTGAAGGATCTGGACAATTGGACAGCCATGTACAATATGTTATAAAATACGGAGGTAAATTCTTTGAACCTAAACAGTATGAAGAAATCCCAATTAGAGCAAACTCAGATGGTACCATCTTAAAATTAAAAGATATCTCAAAAATAGAATTGGGATCAATGAGTTATGGAATGGTTTCTAAAACTGACGGAAAACCTTCGGCTTCTATCATGTTGAAACAACGTCCGGGATCTAATGCCTCTGAAGTAATTGCCAGCGTAAAAGAAAAAATGGCTGAGCTAAAAGGAACCTCATTCCCTCCTGGAATGAATTATAATATTGCGTATGATGTATCTCGTTTTCTTGATGCCTCAATCGATGAAGTTCTGGTAACACTTATAGAAGCTTTCCTTCTTGTTGCCTTTGTTGTTTTTATATTTCTACAAGACTGGCGTTCTACGCTTATTCCAGTACTAGCAGTACCTGTAGCATTGATTGGTTCATTTACTTTTATGTCAATGATGGGATTCTCTATCAATCTTCTTACCCTTTTTGCTTTAGTATTATCAATAGGTATTGTCGTCGATAACGCCATTGTGGTAGTTGAAGCCGTACACGTAAAAATTACTGAAGAACACATGGATCCGTTGCCCGCAACTATAAGTGCCATGAAAGAAATCACAGGCGCCGTTATTGCTATTACCATAGTAATGGCAGCCGTATTTATACCAGTAGCTTTCCTTAGTGGTCCCGTGGGAGTTTTCTACAGGCAATTTTCACTAACCATGGCAATTAGTATTGTAATCTCTGGTATCAATGCCCTTACATTAACGCCTGCTTTGTGTGCTATAATGCTAAAACCACACGATCCTAACAAAGAGAAAACATCACTTTTAGATCGCTTCTTTGTACGATTCAATAAATGGTTTGATAGCATCACTTCAAAATACATCAAAGTACTTTCAAAATTTGCAGACCGCAGCTCTATAACCATAGGGATGTTAGTAGTGTTTTGTCTTCTTACTTGGGGTACATCAGTTTTTTTACCTTCAGGATTTATCCCTTCAGAAGATCAAGGAATGGTATATGTGAATGTAACTACACCACAAGGAGCTACTGTAGAACGTACAGAAAAAGTACTTGATGAAGTAACCCGCATTGCAAAAGAAATTGAAGGAGTAGATAACGTTACAACCCTTGCTGGTTATAGTATTGTTACTGAAATCGCTGGAGCTTCTTACGGAATGGGAATGATAAATATGAAAAATTGGAGCGATAGAGATATATCTGTAACCGATTTTATTGCAAAACTGACTGAGAAGACAAAAGGAATCTCGGATGCACAGATTGAAATTTTTGCACCTCCTACCGTTCCTGGATTTGGTAATACTAGTGGTTTTGAATTGCGTTTGCTTGACAAATCAGGAGGATCAATTAACAATACTGATGAAGTTACAAAAAACTTTATCAAAGATCTAAATGCCTTACCAGAAGTACAAAATTCATTTACGAGTTTTGATGCTACTTTCCCTCAATATCTAATACATATTGATTATGATTTGGCTGCAAAAAAAGGAGTCTCTGTTGACAATGCTATGTCAACATTGCAGACTATGCTGGGATCTTTTTATGCTACAAACTTTATTCGCTTTTCGCAGATGTATAAAGTAATGGTGCAAGCAAGTCCTCAATTCAGAAAAAACCCAGAAAGCATACTCGATATGTATCTTAAAAATGATGCTGGCGAGATGGTTCCTTTTTCTACATTCGTAAAATTAGAGCGTGTTTTTGGACCAGAAGTATTAACGCGTTACAATATGTATATGTCCGCCATGATTAATGGTGAGCCAGCAGAAGGCTTTAGCTCAGGAGAAGCCATTGCCGCTGTAGAGAAACTTGCAGCCGAAAAACTCCCTAACAAATTTGAACTGGAATGGTCTGGTATGACTCGTGAGGAGATTTTATCAGGAAACCAAACGATATACATTTTTGCTTTATGCTTGCTGTTTGTTTACTTACTGCTTGCCGCTCAATACGAAAGCTTACTGCTCCCCTTCCCTGTACTTTTATCGCTTCCTGTGGGTGTTTTTGGTTCTTATCTTGCTCTTTTAGCAGTAGGATTAGACAATAACATTTATGCTCAGGTAGCCTTAGTCATGCTTATAGGACTACTGGCCAAAAATGCCATTTTGATAGTCGAGTTTGCCATGGCACAAAACAAGCTGGGACATGGCATCACCGAAGCAGCGATAGAAGGTGCTAGACTTCGTTTTAGACCTATCTTAATGACTTCATTTGCTTTTATATCAGGACTTATACCATTGTGTATTGCTACAGGAGCTGGTGCAATTGGTAACCGTTCTATTGGTACTGCTGCTGCAGGAGGAATGTTAATAGGAACTATTTTCGGGCTTATCATAATACCCGGACTTTATATCCTGTTTGCAAAAATGGAAAAAGCAATGAAAAAATAA
- a CDS encoding efflux RND transporter periplasmic adaptor subunit produces the protein MIISKKHILLYGLSFLFLTACSDKTKKDTANIKTLPVYKITLKDTVVSNRFVADVHAKNNVEIHVRIPGILDKVFVSEGQKVNKGQVLFKISDAELQIQLIKADAVYKSTLADLRIASVELDQAQTLYTKKVIASQELELSKAKHDAATAKVAHAAAEKKSINQQISFTTIRAPFDGTIDRIPFKEGSLVENGSLLTTLSQLDDVYAYFSIPENIYFQMMADNSLNTKGDIKLVLPNGVVYNRKGELKTADGEIDRQTGSIQYKAKFHNPEGFIKHGTSGKLIISEPRTNVVLIPHKAVFSIQDKQFVFVVNKEGIVKMTNITIANTLDDAYILNKGLKKNDLIVQEGTQSLRDGDKINIKPMQSASL, from the coding sequence ATGATTATTAGTAAAAAACATATTCTATTATACGGTTTATCATTCTTATTTCTAACCGCTTGCTCAGATAAAACAAAAAAAGATACTGCCAATATAAAAACGCTGCCAGTCTATAAAATAACATTAAAAGACACAGTGGTTTCAAACCGATTTGTTGCCGATGTACACGCTAAAAACAATGTAGAAATCCATGTTCGTATACCAGGAATATTAGATAAAGTCTTTGTTAGTGAAGGGCAAAAGGTAAACAAAGGACAAGTTCTTTTTAAAATCAGTGATGCAGAACTTCAAATACAGCTTATCAAAGCAGATGCAGTTTATAAAAGTACGCTGGCAGACCTTCGAATTGCAAGTGTAGAACTAGATCAAGCACAAACTCTTTATACAAAAAAGGTAATTGCAAGTCAAGAATTAGAATTATCTAAAGCAAAACACGATGCTGCAACGGCTAAAGTGGCACATGCTGCAGCAGAAAAAAAATCCATCAATCAGCAAATTAGTTTTACTACAATACGCGCGCCTTTTGATGGTACAATAGATCGTATTCCGTTTAAGGAAGGCAGTCTTGTAGAAAATGGTTCATTGCTTACAACATTATCTCAGTTAGACGATGTATACGCTTATTTCTCAATTCCTGAGAATATTTATTTTCAAATGATGGCCGACAACAGCCTTAATACCAAGGGAGATATAAAACTGGTACTTCCAAACGGAGTAGTATATAATCGAAAAGGAGAATTAAAAACTGCCGATGGAGAAATTGACAGACAAACAGGATCTATTCAGTACAAAGCTAAATTTCATAATCCAGAAGGCTTCATAAAACATGGAACATCAGGAAAATTAATCATTTCTGAACCAAGAACCAATGTGGTATTAATACCTCATAAAGCTGTTTTCTCTATCCAAGACAAACAATTTGTATTTGTAGTTAACAAGGAAGGCATAGTAAAAATGACCAACATCACCATTGCAAATACGCTTGATGATGCATACATTTTAAACAAAGGCTTGAAGAAAAATGATCTTATCGTACAAGAAGGTACGCAATCGCTTAGAGATGGAGACAAGATTAATATCAAACCAATGCAAAGCGCAAGCTTGTAA
- a CDS encoding peroxiredoxin-like family protein yields MNSLAKQIESLNNELSQQIPQEVSEVFEKSINDLKTQNIENKSIQIGDILTPFSLPNTKNQLIHSKDVLKKGKMILAFYRGSWCPYCNLELRALQNNIAKITDNNVSLLAVSPQSPDHSMALTEKHQLTFEVLTDENNKLAKQLGISFKLQEFAIPTYQAIGINLEDFNQDDENTLPVPAVFVVDTDGVVIYKFVDTDYRNRLNIDELIQSL; encoded by the coding sequence ATGAATAGTTTAGCAAAACAAATCGAAAGCCTTAATAATGAATTGTCACAACAGATTCCACAGGAAGTATCAGAGGTATTCGAAAAATCAATCAACGATTTAAAAACACAAAATATCGAAAATAAAAGTATCCAAATTGGCGATATACTAACACCATTTTCACTACCAAATACCAAAAACCAACTGATTCACTCCAAAGACGTGCTGAAAAAGGGCAAAATGATTCTTGCTTTTTATCGTGGTAGCTGGTGTCCGTATTGCAATTTAGAGCTTCGAGCATTACAAAACAATATAGCAAAAATCACAGATAACAACGTTAGTCTTCTGGCTGTTTCGCCACAAAGTCCAGATCACAGTATGGCACTTACAGAAAAACATCAACTGACTTTTGAAGTCTTAACAGATGAGAATAATAAGCTAGCCAAACAACTCGGAATTAGTTTTAAACTACAAGAATTTGCCATCCCTACTTATCAGGCAATAGGAATTAATCTAGAAGATTTTAATCAGGATGATGAAAACACACTGCCAGTTCCAGCAGTTTTTGTAGTAGATACTGATGGTGTTGTAATTTATAAATTTGTAGATACCGATTATAGAAACAGACTTAATATTGATGAGTTAATACAATCATTATAA